One genomic region from Bradyrhizobium icense encodes:
- a CDS encoding response regulator: MAFDLSMPILVVDDYSTMIRIIRNLLKQLGFENVDEASDGSAALAKMQTKRYGLVISDWNMEPMTGYDLLREVRASPEFSKTPFIMITAESKTENVIAAKKAGVNNYIVKPFNAATLKTKMEAVFPDAAG, from the coding sequence ATGGCTTTTGACCTGTCGATGCCGATCCTGGTGGTCGATGACTACAGCACCATGATCCGCATCATCCGCAACCTTCTCAAGCAGCTCGGATTCGAGAATGTCGACGAGGCCAGCGATGGATCGGCTGCGCTCGCCAAAATGCAGACCAAGCGATACGGCCTCGTAATCTCCGACTGGAACATGGAGCCGATGACCGGCTACGACCTGCTCAGGGAAGTTCGCGCCAGCCCGGAGTTCTCCAAGACGCCCTTCATCATGATCACCGCTGAATCCAAGACCGAAAACGTGATCGCCGCGAAGAAGGCCGGCGTCAACAATTACATCGTCAAGCCGTTCAACGCCGCAACGCTGAAGACCAAGATGGAAGCGGTGTTTCCCGACGCAGCCGGCTGA
- a CDS encoding response regulator transcription factor gives MENITPLEENPEIVQLSAARSRAAEEAGAAIARQLNGPLTALLLYMNEIKHHSHQFSQGSGNRLYLQQVVENALQQTERVCALVKQMSDNHPAPDAVCKRTSECPAGRSANGARRPGLTFTPESGRKPLTRREREVLSLISEGCSNKQGALRMNISPRTFESHRAEAMRKLGARNTADLVRKALLQPA, from the coding sequence ATGGAAAACATCACGCCTCTCGAAGAGAATCCTGAGATCGTCCAGTTGTCCGCTGCGCGCTCGCGTGCCGCGGAGGAGGCGGGAGCGGCGATCGCCCGGCAATTGAACGGACCGCTGACAGCGCTGCTGCTCTACATGAATGAGATCAAGCATCACAGCCACCAGTTTTCGCAAGGATCCGGCAACCGACTCTACCTGCAACAGGTGGTGGAGAACGCGCTTCAACAAACCGAACGCGTCTGCGCCCTGGTGAAGCAGATGTCGGACAATCATCCGGCACCCGACGCCGTTTGCAAGCGGACAAGCGAGTGCCCGGCCGGCCGCTCCGCGAATGGCGCCCGCAGGCCGGGCCTGACGTTTACCCCGGAGTCCGGCCGAAAGCCGTTGACCAGGCGCGAGCGCGAGGTGCTGAGCCTGATCAGCGAAGGTTGTTCCAACAAGCAGGGCGCCTTGCGGATGAATATCAGCCCAAGGACATTCGAGAGCCATCGCGCCGAGGCCATGCGCAAGCTGGGCGCCCGCAACACCGCGGACCTGGTTCGCAAGGCACTGCTGCAGCCCGCCTGA
- a CDS encoding glycoside hydrolase family 3 N-terminal domain-containing protein, with protein MRVGELFILGFFGKILPDWLKEFAARYGLGGVILFDYSCRTREYDNNIESPERVQRLCAEISALPSGPMAFIDQEGGLVRRLKENRGFAPLPSAREFNLLAPDQKRAILTSSFAEMRRLGIHYDFAPVIDVDYNPDNPNIGKIKRSYSVDIAEVEANALLASEVARAQRIGLCLKHFPGIGGALVDSHQEFMDISNALRSEQEELFYALAPKMFGDAVLVSHAIVRQWDEHCPMTLSAAGLGRLRKRLPDTLLITDDMQMQGLQKALGTREAGLQSLKAGMDMLCIGNNLLDQEQEMAGIAEYIAKSLREGTLSGSAIEKSIARVGKRKALLTA; from the coding sequence ATGCGCGTCGGCGAACTCTTCATCCTCGGCTTCTTCGGTAAAATCCTTCCCGATTGGCTGAAGGAATTTGCGGCCCGCTACGGTCTCGGCGGAGTGATCCTGTTCGACTATTCCTGCCGGACGCGAGAATACGACAACAACATCGAATCGCCTGAACGGGTGCAGCGCCTCTGCGCGGAGATTTCCGCGCTGCCGTCGGGGCCGATGGCGTTCATCGACCAGGAAGGTGGGTTGGTACGGCGGCTGAAGGAAAACCGCGGGTTTGCGCCGCTTCCCAGTGCGAGGGAATTCAATCTGCTGGCACCGGATCAAAAGCGCGCGATCCTCACCTCGAGCTTTGCCGAGATGCGGCGGCTCGGCATTCACTATGATTTCGCGCCTGTCATCGACGTCGACTACAATCCGGACAACCCCAATATCGGGAAGATCAAGCGCTCCTACTCCGTCGACATCGCCGAGGTGGAAGCCAACGCCTTGCTGGCAAGCGAGGTGGCGCGGGCGCAGCGTATCGGCCTGTGCCTGAAGCATTTCCCCGGCATCGGCGGCGCGCTCGTGGATTCGCATCAGGAATTCATGGATATCTCCAATGCCCTCCGCAGTGAACAGGAAGAGCTGTTCTATGCGCTCGCGCCAAAAATGTTCGGCGATGCGGTGCTGGTCAGCCACGCCATCGTCAGGCAATGGGATGAACATTGCCCGATGACGCTGTCCGCAGCGGGGCTTGGCCGTTTGCGCAAGCGTCTTCCGGACACGCTGCTGATCACCGACGACATGCAGATGCAGGGATTGCAAAAGGCGTTGGGTACGCGGGAAGCCGGCCTGCAATCGCTCAAAGCCGGCATGGACATGCTCTGCATCGGCAACAATTTGCTCGATCAGGAGCAGGAAATGGCGGGGATTGCCGAATACATCGCAAAATCCCTGCGCGAGGGAACCTTGTCGGGTTCGGCGATCGAGAAATCGATCGCACGCGTAGGCAAGCGAAAGGCGCTTCTGACGGCCTGA
- a CDS encoding tetratricopeptide repeat protein produces the protein MATRYEQAAQAGDDEAQFYLAALYSAGVGRPRSDQEAFRWFLRAADQGHAHAMLIVAGLYASGRGVAKDNVKAYSWAHIVASASKLDEDRNGARQLMSLLMKKMTSDEIGRAVVAARAWRAVRVAGAASDSVKASDKASKIERALDSPDQPAPAAPPPAPAAVQPAPVAPPPSAVAQPAPSNITVLPASPKATSAAPVKSARKEDVRDLLDQVPPGLRKRFGF, from the coding sequence ATGGCCACTCGCTACGAGCAGGCGGCGCAAGCCGGCGATGATGAGGCCCAGTTCTATCTCGCGGCGCTCTATTCAGCCGGCGTCGGTCGTCCGCGCAGCGACCAGGAGGCATTTCGCTGGTTCTTGCGCGCTGCCGATCAGGGGCATGCCCACGCCATGCTGATCGTTGCCGGCCTCTACGCGAGCGGGCGCGGCGTAGCGAAGGACAATGTGAAGGCCTATTCCTGGGCCCACATCGTCGCTTCCGCGAGCAAGCTCGACGAGGACCGCAACGGTGCGCGGCAACTGATGTCGCTGCTCATGAAGAAGATGACGAGCGACGAGATCGGCCGTGCCGTGGTGGCCGCAAGAGCCTGGCGCGCCGTTCGGGTTGCTGGCGCGGCCAGTGATTCCGTCAAGGCTTCCGACAAGGCTTCGAAAATCGAAAGAGCATTGGACAGCCCGGACCAACCCGCGCCGGCGGCACCCCCACCTGCACCCGCGGCCGTGCAGCCGGCGCCCGTAGCCCCGCCGCCATCTGCGGTCGCGCAGCCAGCGCCATCCAACATCACGGTATTGCCGGCATCTCCCAAGGCCACGTCGGCAGCTCCAGTGAAGAGTGCAAGGAAGGAAGATGTTCGTGACCTGCTCGACCAGGTTCCACCGGGCCTGCGCAAGCGGTTTGGCTTCTAA
- a CDS encoding efflux RND transporter periplasmic adaptor subunit, whose protein sequence is MKLQHLIATGILAVAAAGAGYHAYPHLLRAPLVTTGIASLAPVSEAVYGTGTVEPERWAKVVPLQRRRLVELCRCEGQVVKAGQVLGRQDDAEERSALDQMEINRGQLERDLARAEKDRDKNDAARTDYEQRWTKLEETKSRIAAQKVRLDSLLLRAPLDGMVLRRDGEVGEIAGPTDVLFWVGPPAPMQVVAEINEEEINRIAAGQKAFLRSEAFPGRALRATVSQITPKGDPARKTFRVYLRLPQDTPLRIGMSAEVNIIVREKPAAIVVPAEAVAGDSVQMVDDGRIKRVPVTVGIRGNRNIEILGDISKGTPVLTPARTDLADGARIRIDGSSAKAVEPAATSEPTDEPAATPESIAVASATTAPSDPDDAVISAAMTAHIDSVVNDARRNLISNSR, encoded by the coding sequence ATGAAATTGCAGCATCTGATCGCAACCGGCATTCTGGCGGTCGCCGCCGCAGGGGCTGGCTATCACGCCTATCCCCACCTGCTTCGTGCACCGTTGGTGACCACCGGCATTGCGAGCCTCGCGCCGGTTTCCGAAGCGGTTTACGGAACCGGCACCGTGGAGCCCGAGCGCTGGGCCAAGGTGGTACCGCTACAGCGCCGCCGGCTGGTCGAGCTTTGCAGATGCGAGGGACAGGTGGTGAAGGCCGGCCAGGTCCTCGGCCGCCAGGACGACGCCGAGGAGCGCAGCGCGCTGGATCAGATGGAGATCAATCGCGGCCAGCTCGAACGCGATCTGGCGCGCGCCGAGAAGGATCGCGACAAGAACGACGCCGCGCGCACCGACTACGAGCAGCGCTGGACCAAGCTCGAGGAAACTAAATCGCGGATCGCCGCGCAGAAGGTACGGCTCGACTCATTGCTGCTGAGAGCCCCGCTCGATGGCATGGTGCTGCGGCGCGACGGCGAGGTCGGCGAGATCGCCGGCCCCACCGACGTCTTGTTCTGGGTCGGACCGCCTGCGCCGATGCAGGTCGTTGCCGAGATCAATGAGGAGGAGATCAACCGCATCGCAGCCGGCCAGAAGGCTTTTCTGCGAAGCGAGGCTTTCCCCGGAAGAGCCCTGCGGGCCACGGTCTCCCAGATCACGCCGAAGGGCGATCCAGCCCGTAAGACCTTCCGCGTCTATCTGCGGCTGCCACAGGATACGCCGCTGCGAATTGGCATGTCGGCCGAGGTCAATATCATCGTCCGCGAGAAGCCGGCGGCTATCGTCGTGCCGGCGGAGGCCGTCGCAGGCGATTCGGTTCAGATGGTCGATGACGGCCGGATCAAACGCGTGCCGGTGACGGTCGGCATCCGCGGCAACCGCAACATCGAGATCCTCGGCGATATATCGAAGGGCACGCCTGTGCTTACGCCGGCCCGAACGGATCTCGCCGACGGCGCCAGAATTCGCATCGACGGCAGCTCAGCCAAAGCTGTGGAGCCGGCGGCCACGAGTGAACCGACCGATGAGCCAGCCGCGACACCCGAATCTATCGCGGTAGCCTCGGCCACCACAGCTCCCTCCGATCCCGATGATGCAGTGATTTCGGCAGCCATGACCGCCCACATCGATTCCGTCGTCAATGACGCCCGCCGCAACCTCATCAGCAACAGCCGGTAA
- a CDS encoding ABC transporter permease encodes MKLLFNIAWTHVSARVRQTLVGMAGVAMGVGFTIMMAGLMQGSQIDFLRQLVDTMPHITVDDERRSVPTQPAEREYAAVQMADIANVGKRPGIKYPESVMGSLRSWIPGDVAPSVRTTAIIDHGGARIGITLTGIDPRREIHVSKLASQMREGKLDDLSRAPNGIIVGEALAEKLGVKAGNTVLLVGGQGIQLNSTVAGLFRSGLKRVDESQIYSLAGTAQVVMGQNGVVNQLRLRLNDPMSAQKVAAQVEAQTGYKSVSWQEANADLLSTFTVRDFIVLTVMGAMLLTSSFATYNIISTITHEKRQDIAIMKSLGMREYAVRRIFIIESIIIGVVGILFGWVLGYLLCYGWSKITIFNPLTGTTVPLQIYYSAMHYVIAGGISLLCCAGAAYFPARKATRVHPVDIIRGAS; translated from the coding sequence GTGAAGCTCCTGTTCAACATCGCATGGACCCATGTCAGCGCCCGGGTGCGCCAGACCCTGGTGGGCATGGCCGGCGTCGCCATGGGCGTCGGCTTCACCATCATGATGGCCGGCCTGATGCAGGGCTCGCAGATCGATTTCCTGCGGCAGCTCGTCGACACCATGCCGCATATCACGGTCGACGATGAGCGGCGCTCCGTGCCGACGCAACCCGCCGAGCGGGAATATGCGGCGGTGCAGATGGCCGACATCGCCAATGTCGGCAAACGTCCCGGCATCAAATATCCGGAATCGGTGATGGGCTCGCTGCGCTCCTGGATACCCGGCGACGTGGCTCCCTCGGTGAGAACCACCGCGATCATCGATCACGGCGGCGCGCGCATCGGCATCACCTTGACCGGCATCGACCCCCGCCGGGAGATCCATGTCTCGAAACTCGCCTCGCAAATGCGCGAGGGAAAGCTCGACGACCTCTCGCGCGCGCCGAACGGCATCATCGTCGGCGAGGCGCTCGCCGAAAAACTCGGCGTGAAGGCCGGCAACACCGTCCTCCTGGTCGGCGGCCAGGGCATCCAACTGAATTCGACAGTAGCCGGGCTGTTTCGATCCGGCTTGAAGCGCGTCGACGAGAGCCAGATCTATTCGCTGGCCGGGACGGCGCAGGTCGTGATGGGACAAAACGGGGTCGTCAACCAGTTACGGCTGCGGTTGAACGATCCGATGTCGGCGCAGAAGGTCGCAGCGCAAGTCGAAGCGCAGACCGGCTACAAGTCGGTGTCCTGGCAGGAAGCCAATGCCGACCTGCTGTCGACCTTTACGGTGCGCGATTTCATCGTGCTCACGGTGATGGGCGCGATGCTGCTGACGTCGTCATTCGCCACCTACAACATCATCTCGACGATCACGCACGAGAAGCGTCAGGACATCGCGATCATGAAGTCGCTGGGCATGCGCGAATATGCGGTGCGGCGGATCTTCATCATCGAATCCATCATCATCGGCGTGGTCGGCATCCTGTTTGGGTGGGTCCTCGGTTACCTGCTCTGCTACGGCTGGTCGAAGATCACGATCTTCAACCCGCTGACCGGCACGACCGTCCCGCTGCAGATCTATTACTCTGCGATGCACTACGTGATCGCCGGCGGCATATCGCTGCTCTGCTGCGCGGGCGCTGCCTATTTCCCGGCGCGCAAGGCAACGCGCGTCCATCCAGTCGACATCATACGGGGAGCATCATGA
- a CDS encoding ABC transporter ATP-binding protein, whose translation MTEVALQAVELVRRIEGVISHTLVNGIDLAVNKGEFVAITGPSGSGKSSLLYLLGLLDAPSEGEIMICGQPTSKLSETERADVRLTKCGFVFQFHFLLPEFTSLDNVLLPMRAAGKMTEGEMHERGLALLGSLGLGEHANKRPNQLSGGQRQRVAIARALANRPEIIVADEPTGALDTASTEQVFSILRDIADQGQTVVVVTHDPALAARADRRIHIVDGKVAEITGRSEGELVCEAAG comes from the coding sequence ATGACCGAGGTTGCTTTGCAAGCGGTGGAGCTGGTTCGCCGCATCGAAGGCGTTATTTCGCACACGCTCGTCAACGGCATCGATCTTGCGGTGAACAAGGGCGAATTCGTCGCCATCACCGGGCCGTCGGGATCGGGCAAATCGTCGCTGCTCTATCTCCTGGGCCTGCTCGATGCGCCCAGCGAAGGCGAGATCATGATCTGCGGCCAGCCGACTTCGAAATTGTCGGAGACGGAGCGGGCCGATGTCCGCCTGACCAAATGCGGCTTCGTGTTCCAGTTTCATTTCCTGCTGCCGGAGTTCACCTCGCTAGACAATGTGCTGCTGCCGATGCGCGCCGCGGGCAAAATGACCGAAGGCGAGATGCACGAGCGCGGCCTTGCGCTGCTTGGTTCGCTCGGGCTTGGCGAGCACGCCAACAAGCGTCCCAACCAGCTCTCCGGCGGCCAGCGCCAGCGCGTCGCCATCGCCCGCGCGCTTGCCAACCGCCCCGAGATCATCGTGGCCGACGAGCCGACAGGCGCCCTCGATACGGCATCGACCGAACAGGTGTTTTCGATCCTCCGCGACATTGCAGACCAGGGCCAGACCGTGGTCGTGGTGACCCACGATCCAGCGCTGGCCGCCCGCGCCGATCGGCGCATCCACATCGTCGATGGCAAGGTCGCGGAGATTACGGGGCGGAGTGAAGGCGAGCTGGTTTGCGAGGCGGCGGGTTAG
- a CDS encoding DUF6894 family protein, producing the protein MRFFFNVQDRLRIEDEVGREFSLASEAVAFAKHLAADIRCLETAVRPTLAIEVVAETAERIHREPVFA; encoded by the coding sequence ATGCGCTTCTTTTTTAACGTTCAGGACAGGCTCAGGATCGAAGATGAAGTGGGCCGCGAGTTTTCACTCGCCTCGGAAGCCGTTGCGTTCGCAAAGCACCTTGCCGCGGACATACGCTGCCTCGAAACCGCCGTCAGGCCCACGCTCGCGATCGAAGTGGTCGCCGAGACCGCCGAACGCATTCATCGCGAGCCGGTTTTTGCCTGA
- a CDS encoding tyrosine-type recombinase/integrase — protein MANRLTARKVETAKPGKYSDGGNLYLIVSGTGARKWVLRFTWRGRAKEMGLGSAASVPLADAREKAASARRKIAQGLNPIEERKRDGGIPTFGETADDVREALSAGFRNEKHKAQWKSTLETYAAPLRTKPVDTITTDDVLAVLKPIWTTKAETASRVRGRIEKVLDAAKAKGFRDGENPARWRGHLDHLLPKPSKLARGHHPALPYEEVATFIADLRQREATAALALELCILTAARSGEVLGMQWSEIDFDKKIWTVPAERMKAGREHRIPLSTRAIAILRQLEKLKAGNFVFAGQARNRPLSNMAMEMVLRRMKIEDATVHGFRSSFRDWAGNVSNFPREITETALAHVIGDKAEQAYRRSDALEKRRKLMEAWASYCEPKKAGNIIQIGRRARA, from the coding sequence ATGGCCAACAGACTTACCGCGCGCAAAGTCGAAACTGCCAAGCCTGGCAAATACAGCGATGGCGGCAACCTCTACTTGATTGTCTCGGGAACTGGTGCCCGCAAATGGGTCTTGCGCTTCACCTGGCGCGGCCGTGCGAAAGAGATGGGGTTGGGCAGCGCGGCCAGCGTTCCCCTCGCCGATGCCCGCGAGAAGGCCGCCAGTGCTCGGCGGAAGATTGCCCAAGGACTCAACCCCATTGAGGAACGCAAGCGGGACGGTGGCATCCCCACGTTCGGCGAGACGGCCGACGACGTGCGGGAGGCGCTTTCCGCCGGCTTCCGCAACGAGAAGCACAAAGCGCAATGGAAATCGACGCTGGAGACCTACGCGGCCCCGCTGCGCACCAAACCGGTGGACACCATCACGACCGACGACGTGCTGGCGGTCCTGAAGCCGATCTGGACCACGAAGGCCGAAACCGCCTCACGTGTGCGCGGGCGGATTGAGAAGGTTCTGGACGCCGCCAAGGCCAAGGGCTTCCGCGACGGCGAGAACCCTGCCCGGTGGCGGGGTCATCTAGACCATCTGTTACCGAAGCCGTCTAAGCTGGCGCGCGGCCACCATCCGGCGCTGCCCTATGAGGAGGTCGCCACCTTCATCGCCGATCTGCGGCAGCGGGAGGCAACGGCAGCGCTGGCATTGGAGCTTTGCATTCTCACCGCCGCGCGTTCGGGCGAGGTCTTGGGAATGCAGTGGTCGGAAATCGACTTCGACAAGAAAATATGGACGGTGCCAGCCGAACGTATGAAGGCAGGCCGGGAGCATCGTATTCCCTTATCCACGCGAGCTATCGCAATCCTGCGCCAACTCGAAAAGCTCAAGGCAGGAAATTTCGTTTTTGCTGGGCAGGCGCGGAATAGGCCGCTTTCGAATATGGCCATGGAAATGGTGTTGCGGCGAATGAAGATTGAGGATGCCACCGTTCACGGGTTTCGTTCCAGCTTCCGGGATTGGGCTGGCAATGTCTCTAACTTCCCACGCGAAATCACAGAGACTGCACTGGCGCACGTCATCGGCGATAAGGCCGAGCAAGCGTATCGCCGCAGTGACGCGCTGGAGAAGCGCCGCAAGCTGATGGAAGCATGGGCCAGCTATTGCGAGCCTAAAAAGGCGGGGAACATCATTCAGATTGGACGCCGCGCACGCGCCTAA
- a CDS encoding helix-turn-helix domain-containing protein: MTNGEQMPSDLPSIQREALSIAEACAVAGIGRTKIYQAINDGNLKARKFGKRTLVLRDDLREFLASLPGVA, encoded by the coding sequence ATGACCAATGGAGAACAGATGCCTAGTGACCTTCCATCAATTCAGCGCGAAGCCCTTTCGATCGCCGAAGCCTGCGCGGTGGCCGGGATTGGCCGGACCAAAATCTATCAAGCTATCAACGACGGCAATCTCAAAGCCCGCAAATTCGGGAAGCGCACCCTCGTCCTGCGAGACGACCTGCGCGAATTCCTTGCATCACTCCCCGGTGTGGCGTGA
- a CDS encoding winged helix domain-containing protein: MMLIVKVQIGETGPVVTLRGRDAWALLELKAANDNGCTPIDHPGPRWSGYVHKLRKAGIIVETIRERHGGPFAGQHARYILRSLIIILETKGDKS, from the coding sequence ATGATGCTCATTGTGAAAGTTCAAATCGGTGAAACTGGGCCAGTCGTAACCCTGCGCGGCCGCGACGCATGGGCACTCCTGGAGCTAAAGGCCGCGAACGACAATGGATGCACTCCGATCGACCATCCAGGGCCGCGTTGGAGTGGGTATGTCCACAAGCTTCGCAAGGCCGGCATCATCGTCGAGACAATCCGGGAACGCCACGGCGGACCGTTCGCCGGCCAGCATGCACGCTACATTCTGCGGAGCTTGATAATCATCCTCGAAACCAAGGGCGATAAATCATGA
- a CDS encoding HGGxSTG domain-containing protein: MHRTKRCGAKTRSGKPCRSPAMANGRCRMHGGPSPGAPKGNRNAYKHGRFTADAIANRRQFATMLSMMKASAANIP; encoded by the coding sequence ATGCACCGGACGAAACGTTGCGGAGCCAAAACGCGGAGCGGGAAGCCGTGCCGGTCTCCGGCAATGGCAAACGGTAGATGCAGAATGCACGGAGGCCCGTCGCCCGGAGCGCCCAAGGGAAATAGGAACGCCTATAAGCACGGTCGCTTCACAGCAGACGCGATAGCTAACAGACGACAGTTCGCAACGATGCTTTCAATGATGAAGGCGAGCGCAGCCAACATTCCTTAG
- a CDS encoding ROK family protein, which translates to MAEDIVTSTGIARHGATRLPSVEVDSFNVELKDDEGFLGDRASKGAFRKILDDLRKPLKKNGDDPLGKKSSGEIAKSELDKALIGADVGAAALVHSAIEEFAQELAYVTRRFLKTKAWDDTERIVVGGGFRQSRVGELAIARTDIILKAEDIEVDLLPIRFHPDDAGLIGTLHLAPSWIFEGHDSILAVDIGGTNIRCGIVETSWKKAPDLSKADVWRSDLWRHADDEPTREGAVKRLVKMLKDLIAAAETEGLKLAPFIGIACPGVIDEDGSIEKGAQNLPGNWESSKFNLPASLVEAIPQIGAHDTAVLMHNDGVVQGLSEVPFMQDVERWGVLTIGTGLGNARFTNRRKDNGKDEKKAKKSRD; encoded by the coding sequence ATGGCAGAAGACATCGTTACGAGCACCGGCATTGCCCGCCACGGCGCCACCCGCCTGCCCTCGGTGGAGGTCGACAGTTTCAACGTCGAACTGAAGGACGACGAAGGCTTTCTCGGGGACCGCGCCAGCAAGGGGGCTTTCCGCAAGATCCTGGACGACCTCCGCAAGCCGCTGAAGAAGAACGGCGACGATCCTCTGGGCAAGAAGTCCAGCGGCGAGATCGCCAAGAGCGAACTCGACAAGGCCCTGATCGGCGCCGATGTCGGCGCCGCCGCGCTGGTGCATAGCGCGATCGAGGAATTCGCTCAGGAACTCGCCTATGTGACGCGGCGGTTTCTCAAGACCAAGGCGTGGGACGATACCGAGCGTATCGTGGTCGGCGGCGGCTTTCGGCAAAGCCGGGTCGGCGAGCTCGCGATCGCCCGCACCGACATCATCCTCAAGGCGGAAGACATCGAGGTCGATCTGCTGCCGATCCGCTTTCATCCCGATGACGCCGGCCTGATCGGCACGCTGCATCTGGCGCCATCCTGGATCTTCGAGGGCCACGACAGCATCCTCGCGGTCGATATCGGCGGCACCAATATCCGCTGCGGCATCGTGGAGACGTCCTGGAAGAAGGCGCCCGATCTCTCCAAGGCTGACGTCTGGAGATCCGATCTGTGGCGGCATGCCGACGATGAGCCGACGCGCGAAGGTGCGGTAAAACGGCTGGTGAAGATGCTGAAGGACCTGATCGCTGCGGCGGAAACCGAAGGCCTGAAGCTTGCGCCGTTCATCGGCATCGCCTGTCCGGGCGTCATCGACGAGGATGGCTCGATCGAGAAGGGCGCGCAGAACCTTCCGGGCAACTGGGAGAGCAGCAAGTTCAACCTGCCCGCAAGCCTGGTGGAGGCAATCCCGCAAATCGGTGCGCACGACACCGCCGTGTTGATGCACAATGATGGCGTGGTGCAGGGCCTTTCGGAGGTTCCCTTCATGCAGGATGTCGAGCGCTGGGGTGTGCTGACCATCGGCACCGGGCTTGGCAATGCGCGCTTCACCAACAGGCGGAAGGACAACGGCAAGGACGAGAAGAAGGCCAAAAAGAGCCGGGATTGA
- the rplU gene encoding 50S ribosomal protein L21: protein MFAVIKTGGRQYRVVPDDVLEIGKIAGEVGTIVQLGEVLVVGADTPVLGAPTVAGASVAAEVLDHKRGPKVIAFKKRRRKNSRRKRGYRDEITVLRITEILTDNAKPSIGPRPKREKVAAPAAEAS from the coding sequence ATGTTCGCAGTCATCAAAACCGGCGGCCGGCAGTACCGCGTCGTTCCGGATGATGTGCTCGAGATTGGCAAGATCGCCGGCGAAGTCGGTACGATCGTGCAGCTTGGTGAAGTTCTGGTGGTCGGCGCTGACACGCCGGTGCTGGGCGCGCCGACGGTGGCAGGCGCTTCCGTTGCGGCCGAAGTGCTGGACCACAAGCGCGGCCCCAAGGTGATCGCGTTCAAGAAGCGTCGCCGCAAGAATTCGCGCCGCAAGCGCGGCTATCGCGACGAGATCACGGTGCTTCGCATCACCGAGATTCTGACCGACAACGCCAAGCCCTCGATCGGCCCGCGGCCGAAGAGGGAAAAGGTCGCCGCTCCAGCCGCTGAAGCGTCGTAG
- the rpmA gene encoding 50S ribosomal protein L27, translating to MAHKKAGGSSRNGRDSAGKRLGIKAYGGEHVIPGNIIARQRGTTWHPGLNVGMGTDHTLFAKVEGHVEFRAKANGRTFVSVVPMTEAAE from the coding sequence ATGGCTCACAAAAAAGCAGGCGGTTCATCGCGAAACGGACGCGATTCAGCGGGCAAGCGCCTTGGCATCAAGGCGTACGGCGGCGAACACGTGATTCCCGGCAACATCATCGCGCGTCAACGCGGCACCACCTGGCATCCCGGCCTTAATGTCGGCATGGGCACCGACCATACTCTCTTTGCCAAAGTCGAAGGTCATGTCGAATTCCGTGCAAAAGCCAATGGCCGCACCTTCGTATCGGTAGTTCCGATGACGGAGGCGGCCGAATAG
- a CDS encoding GNAT family N-acetyltransferase, with amino-acid sequence MLQDIPVQTPTLRQTSSCVLETERLTLRRPTLADVKAIARLANDRRIAENTRRLPYPYLQDHAVEFVRAKATDNSETVFLIEHNYSPIGMVGIDRTDPDGPELGYWLGVAHWGQGFGTEAARAVIDFFFEEFDVEHLISGARVANPASRNILEKCGFQWSGVELHRFEALGSSTPVDRFRLTRSVWSSLKNWGSSTRRER; translated from the coding sequence ATGTTGCAGGACATCCCGGTCCAGACCCCAACGTTGCGTCAGACGAGTAGCTGCGTCCTCGAGACCGAACGGCTGACGTTGCGCCGGCCGACGCTCGCGGACGTAAAAGCGATTGCGCGGCTCGCCAACGATCGCCGCATTGCGGAAAACACCCGACGCCTGCCGTATCCCTACCTGCAGGACCATGCAGTCGAGTTCGTGCGCGCGAAGGCCACCGACAACAGCGAGACGGTGTTCCTGATCGAACACAATTATTCCCCGATCGGCATGGTCGGCATCGACCGCACTGACCCGGACGGGCCGGAGCTCGGCTATTGGCTCGGCGTGGCGCATTGGGGCCAGGGTTTCGGCACTGAAGCCGCGCGCGCGGTAATCGATTTCTTCTTCGAGGAGTTCGATGTCGAGCACCTGATTTCGGGCGCCCGCGTCGCCAACCCGGCGTCGCGGAACATCCTGGAAAAATGCGGCTTCCAGTGGAGCGGCGTCGAGCTGCACCGCTTCGAGGCGCTGGGATCCTCGACCCCGGTCGACCGCTTCCGCCTCACGCGCAGCGTGTGGTCGTCGTTGAAGAACTGGGGAAGTTCGACGCGAAGGGAGCGGTGA